Proteins from a genomic interval of Methanothrix sp.:
- a CDS encoding TspO/MBR family protein, translating into MRERTVLLVVCITICQLAGVVGSYFTDLSVNTWYTTLVKPPYTPPGWFIGVVWVILYTLMGISLFLVVDSKPEAGRLKGALVPFGVQLLLNILWSGAFFGLRSPLYALVVIAALWLSIIVTMRRFFEISQKAGALLVPYILWVSFAAFLNYTIWRLN; encoded by the coding sequence ATGAGAGAGAGAACCGTTCTGCTTGTTGTGTGCATAACAATCTGCCAGCTTGCCGGCGTCGTTGGATCTTACTTCACAGATCTATCGGTCAACACATGGTACACGACGCTGGTCAAACCTCCTTACACACCGCCCGGATGGTTCATAGGAGTTGTCTGGGTGATTCTCTACACGCTAATGGGCATATCGCTGTTCCTAGTAGTTGACTCGAAGCCTGAGGCTGGAAGATTGAAAGGCGCCCTGGTACCATTTGGCGTTCAGCTTCTTCTGAACATCCTGTGGTCCGGAGCTTTCTTCGGACTGCGCTCGCCGTTGTACGCGCTTGTCGTCATAGCTGCACTCTGGCTCTCGATAATAGTAACCATGAGAAGATTCTTTGAGATCTCACAGAAGGCTGGCGCTCTTCTTGTGCCCTACATCTTATGGGTGAGCTTTGCAGCATTCCTCAACTACACGATCTGGAGGCTGAACTGA
- a CDS encoding restriction endonuclease yields the protein MCSPEELLDDAYQRLREGLAAELLSMVKQCSPEFFEKLVIDVLVKMGYGGTRQDAGQAIGRAGDEGIDGIIKEDRLGLDSVYIQAKRWDGTVGRPEIQKFAGALQGKHARKGIFITTGQFSEEAYDYVKVIDSRIVLIDGETLVELMIDNDVGVNTVRSIHIKKIDHDYFSEDE from the coding sequence GTGTGCAGCCCCGAGGAGCTCCTGGATGATGCATACCAGCGGCTGCGTGAGGGCCTTGCTGCAGAGCTACTCAGTATGGTGAAGCAGTGCTCTCCGGAGTTCTTCGAGAAGCTTGTGATAGATGTTCTCGTGAAGATGGGATATGGGGGCACGCGCCAGGATGCGGGCCAGGCAATAGGCAGGGCCGGTGATGAGGGGATAGATGGCATCATCAAGGAGGACCGCCTCGGACTGGATTCCGTCTACATACAGGCCAAGCGCTGGGATGGCACAGTCGGGAGGCCGGAGATCCAGAAGTTCGCTGGAGCGCTGCAGGGAAAGCATGCACGCAAGGGCATATTCATAACCACAGGCCAATTCTCTGAGGAGGCATATGATTATGTGAAGGTGATCGATAGCAGGATCGTGCTCATCGATGGCGAGACGCTGGTCGAGCTGATGATCGATAATGATGTGGGGGTGAATACGGTCAGATCCATTCATATCAAGAAGATCGACCACGACTACTTCTCAGAAGATGAGTAA